DNA sequence from the Actinacidiphila yeochonensis CN732 genome:
GCGGGTCGCGGCGAGCAGGCCCGGGTCGAGGGGGTGCGCTCCGGGGACCGGGCAGCCGCGCCGCCCGCAGGAGCAGGCGGCGGGACCGAGCGCACGCCGGGCGGCTCTGCGGTCGGGGCCGACGCCGGGCACCACGCGCCAGCGCCACCCGGCGGCGTAGCCCAGGGCCGCGTCGAGATACGCGGTCCGTGCCCTCCGCCGGAGAGAGATCTTGCGTCGCCTTCCGAGGATCTCGCGCATCAGCGCTCGTTCCTTTCCGTTAACGCCCAGGGATCTGCCCACTGCACACAACGTAACTGTCGAGCACACCGCACATGAGGCGGCACTTGCGCCGCCGGCCGAGCGTGGAACGTGGCGGAGGGGTGTGCACGTGCGCACACCTGGTGGTCCTGTTCTCGCGGCGCCCTGAGCGCGGGCCTCGCATGGTCCGCGTGGGACGCGGCGCTCCCTCGCCCCTCGGGGTTGGGCCGGCCGTCACCTGTATACGTACTTACGACGCGTGGACCTGACGTCGGGTTCCTACCCAGCGCCCGGGAGTTGACGCGCCGTCGGCTGCGCACAGTCGACCGTGCGCATACCCGGGGCAGGGCTCTTTCCGGCCAACCTTCTTCGCACCCCGCCGTGTCATGACATCACCCGACACCACTGGCTCTACCCGGACAATCCTGGACTTGCCCGTGAACGTACGTTAGAAGTGGGGTCCTTGATAGCGCCGCAGCACGACCTGGGGGTTCGCGATGCTGTTCACGCAGGTGCTCCGCGTTCCGCCGCCCGGGAGCATCCTTCGCCACGCCAGCAGGCCGCCGTCCGGAAGCCGTCAGCCGTGAGCCCGGTCCGCCACGGAAAAGTGGCTGGAAACGAGCCCGCCGCCGGCGCCCCGGCGCACACTGCGGCCCCTTCCGCACCACCTCCGGTCGCCGGGGCGCCGGCTGAGCCGTCGGCCGCGCTGCCCGCCGCACCGCTCGCCCCGCCACCCGACGGCCACCCTGCCGGGGGCCTGTCCGGACGTCCCCCCGCTCCCACCGCCCCCACCGGTCCGGCGCACCACGCCGCCACGGCGCTCACACCGCCCTCGGCGGTGTCCCCGTCCCCGGCGGCGGCGGTCGTGCGGATCCCGCCGCTGCCCCGCTCGGCAGCGGTACCCGCGCAGGGCGCTCCCGGCACCGCGCCCGCCGCGGTACAGCGCCGCCTCGCCTCCTGGGTGTGCGACCTGGCGCTCCTGCACGAGCTCGGCGAGCGGCTGGCCCGCACCTCCGACCTGTCCGACGCCCTGCACGAGGTGCTGCGCGCCGGAGCCGACCTGCTCGGTGCCCGCCGGGGCCTGCTGATCCTGGAGCCGGCCGACGGCCTGGGCCCCCACACGAGCGTCGGACTCGGCCTGGGCCGCAGCGACCTGGGCGCCCTGGAGACCGTCCCCCGGATGGGTGCGGAAACTCCCGGCCACCGGGACCTGCTGCACGAGCCCGGCCTGGCGCCGCGCCACCGCGAGGTCGCACTCCAGCTCGGGTTGGCCGCCAGCTTCTGCGCGCCCCTCGTGCCGGACACCCGCGCCGCCCTGGGCGCGGCCGTGTGGTTCTACGACGAACCCGCCGTGCCCTCGGAGCAGCGCTTCCACCTGGTCGACCGCTACCTGCGGCTCGCCGTCGAGCACGTGGCCCGCTGCCTGGAGCTGGACCGGACCCGCCGGGCCGCCGCCACCCTGGCCGCGGAGCTGCTGCCGCCGCGACTCCCGCGGGTGCCCGGGGTGCGGACCGCGGTACGGCACACGGCGGGCCCGCGCGGCGGCGGCGACTGGTACGACGTCCTGCCGCTGCCGGAGGGGGCGTTCGGCCTCGCCGTGGGCGGGGTGACCGGGGCCGGACCGGGCGCGGTGGCGGCCATGGGACGGCTGCGGGCCTCGCTGCGCGCCTACGCGGTGATGGAGGGCGAGGACCCGGTCGCCGTCCTGTCCGACCTGGAGCTGCTGCTGCGCACGGCCGAGCCGGCCCGTTCGGCGACGGCTCTGTTCGTGCACGCGGACGCGCTGCCCGGCGGAGGGTGCCGGCTGGCGCTCGCCGGGGCCGGCCACTGCCCGCCGCTGTTGGTGGGGGAGCGGCACTGCGAGTTCGTCGAGACCTCGCTCTCGGCACCGCTGAACATGCTCAGCTGCTGGGAGGCGCCCGGCGTGGAGCTGCGGGTCCAGCCGGGGGAGAGCCTGCTGCTGTTCACCGACGGCCTGCTGCACCGTACGGGTGACCCCGCCGACCAGGCCTTCGCCCGGCTGCGGGAGGCCGCGGCGGACGCCCCCGCCGCTGTACGGGGGGACCCCGAGCTGCTGGCCGACCACGTGACGCGGACCCTGCTGCCCGACGGCCGCGACCAGGCCGACGACCCGGAGGACCTGGTCCTGCTGGCGGCGTGCTTCGACTGACGGCGTCGAGGTCCGTCGTACCGCCGTCCGGGTGAACCGGAGGCCGGGT
Encoded proteins:
- a CDS encoding PP2C family protein-serine/threonine phosphatase — its product is MSPSPAAAVVRIPPLPRSAAVPAQGAPGTAPAAVQRRLASWVCDLALLHELGERLARTSDLSDALHEVLRAGADLLGARRGLLILEPADGLGPHTSVGLGLGRSDLGALETVPRMGAETPGHRDLLHEPGLAPRHREVALQLGLAASFCAPLVPDTRAALGAAVWFYDEPAVPSEQRFHLVDRYLRLAVEHVARCLELDRTRRAAATLAAELLPPRLPRVPGVRTAVRHTAGPRGGGDWYDVLPLPEGAFGLAVGGVTGAGPGAVAAMGRLRASLRAYAVMEGEDPVAVLSDLELLLRTAEPARSATALFVHADALPGGGCRLALAGAGHCPPLLVGERHCEFVETSLSAPLNMLSCWEAPGVELRVQPGESLLLFTDGLLHRTGDPADQAFARLREAAADAPAAVRGDPELLADHVTRTLLPDGRDQADDPEDLVLLAACFD